One window of the Triticum dicoccoides isolate Atlit2015 ecotype Zavitan chromosome 3B, WEW_v2.0, whole genome shotgun sequence genome contains the following:
- the LOC119275319 gene encoding protein PHLOEM PROTEIN 2-LIKE A1-like, with protein sequence MGAAPSRQEASTASSPTGDGRVMPAALSASTTSDTANQAQSKRAPAPHMLREIVAGENVADVAALEDQVSTGIFLAGKTKKYWVDERTRHNCFMLFPRGLHITWSEDPKYWTWHPLKEGSEAEAGIETVALQNVCWLEVQGKLELSLLTPGVTYEVFFEVKLNDPAYGWSTPVNLRLKFPDGTIQQHKENLEEKPRGKWLQVKVGEVKPHKGQNGEAEISMFEYDGGQWKRGLLIKGIKIIPKE encoded by the exons ATGGGGGCGGCGCCGTCGAGACAGGAGGCGTCCACCGCCTCGTCGCCCACCGGCGATGGCCGTGTCATGCCGGCGGCGCTCAGCGCTTCTACTACTTCCGACACCGCCAACCAGGCCCAGTCCAAGAGGGCGCCGGCTCCTCACATGCTCCGGGAGATCGTCGCCGGGGAGAATGTCGCCGACGTAGCCGCGCTGGAAGATCAGGTCTCCACCGGGATCTTCTTGGCCGGGAAAACAAAG AAGTACTGGGTAGATGAGAGGACCAGGCACAACTGCTTCATGCTGTTCCCCAGAGGCCTGCACATCACCTGGAGCGAAGACCCCAAATACTGGACTTGGCACCCCCTGAAAGAAGGAAG CGAGGCCGAAGCCGGAATCGAGACGGTGGCGCTGCAGAACGTCTGCTGGCTGGAGGTCCAAGGGAAGCTGGAGCTGTCCCTTCTCACACCAGGAGTCACCTACGAGGTCTTCTTCGAGGTGAAGCTCAATGACCCAGCCTACGGATGGTCGACGCCGGTGAACCTCCGGCTCAAGTTCCCCGACGGTACGATCCAGCAGCACAAGGAGAACCTGGAGGAGAAGCCCAGGGGGAAGTGGCTGCAGGTCAAGGTTGGGGAGGTTAAGCCGCACAAGGGGCAGAATGGAGAGGCAGAGATCTCCATGTTTGAGTATGATGGTGGGCAGTGGAAGAGGGGGCTCCTCATCAAGGGCATCAAGATCATCCCAAAAGAATGA